The Ochotona princeps isolate mOchPri1 chromosome 17, mOchPri1.hap1, whole genome shotgun sequence genome segment AGACTGGTGAGATACTCTTggatttcccagcctccagaactgtgaccTACATAAGTCTCAGCTCTTTATAAATTACCTAGTCTATGGTGTCTAATTATAGCAACCCAAAATGGGCGAAGACATTGATGAAACTCTTAAAGAAATTTCCTGCACTTACAAGACTCTAAGAGAATACGCTATACAGACAAGACTACTTTAAGTGCTGAGGCTTGTTCTGAATAAAGAATACAAGTTGAATGAACTAGAAATCAAATGAACCAGAGACTTGGAAtagctcagtgctgcctattcCAACATGAACCCCTGGggtatttttaatttccttcttctctcattttattttgattccCCTTCTCTGTTACTGTTATTGGCAATACTATCGTTATTATCTGAtcttttagcatttctttttttctgtcctctgttagtCCTTTCTCTTTCATTGGCCCTGATAGGTAGCTGGCAGGTCATTGGGGGACTTCGATTCCGTTCTTGGCTCCTTGCAAGGGACTGGTCTGACCCCAGTCAcatggcacttggggaatgaagctgcAGATAGGAGCTCCCTTCTGCTGCTTGATTAAATAATAAAGTGCTGTGTTCTGTCCTATCCTCCAAGCCCCAAATGTACTTTCGTTATCTTGGGAAATAGCCACCTATCTCTCAAATTATCCTATCATACAATGCCTGAGTTGAAAACGAACCTGGCCAGTCAGAtgttccttgcatgtgctgggcagtTGTGTCTCTGTGGACTCCTGTGCCTGGTAGGCTTCCAGTAGAATAGCCCATGGTACTGTCTGGGTCCATCAAGTCATGTTGACTCGCTTTCCTCTGATCTCAGGCAGTAAAGAGCTCAGGACTGAGGGGCTTGTTTCTTTGTCCTCACAAGACCCCACAGGATGAAGAGGTTCAGTAACTCACCAGGCGATCACTTAAATTGGAGCTACAATTCAAGATTGTAGAAATGAATAAGTGAGCAAGAGACCAAATCTGTTGTCAATAGCAACCCAGAAAGAGCACAAGGACAGATTGCAGGCACTGAAACAAAGGGCTGTGAGCCCTCAGAATTGTTCAAGAGATCTTCATATTGAAGGAGGTCAGATCTGGGAACTAGACATTAATTACAACAGTGGAAGGGGATAGTATCTGTGATCATTGCAACAGGCTACTCCACGTGTCAAGCACTGTCTCGAATGGTGCCAGTGAATGAACTCATTTCAAGATGCCACCAACTTGGAAGTCCTGGCAGTAGCCCATAAGCACAAAGAGGTGGCCCAACATAGCCATGATCACACAGATAGTAAATAGAGAACCAGGGTTTGGACTCAGGACCCAAGATGGGTCATGTTGTTGTCTACACTGAGCCACAGTGAGAAATAGAATGCCAAGAGCTAAGTATGTCCAGAAAGTGTGACCTAAAGTCTGGATGATTATTCAAGGTGTTTCCCTTGAAAAGGGAGGGTTAGGAAAGTATGCAATTAAGTTAGTCTCATTCCTCATTATCATATGCATGCATGACACGCACTTGTACGCACACAGTGCACCGTTGCAGTCTCATTTAGCTGTCACTCAGAAGTGTGTCAGTCCTAGGTGTTGCCAAACGCAGCATCATCAGGAATGTACCAGTAACAAACTGATATGTAATTAATGACGCAATTGCTTCTAGGTGGCATGATTAACAATGAATAAGTATCAATAACCAACAGTGCTGACATTATTAATTCAGAGAATTTTACTGGTGACCATTTAGGTTTCTTACCTTAAATAGATGCTTTATCCAGAAAGAGAGTGATGAAAAAGCAGGAAGGAGGACCGTGCTCCCACACCCTTAGTGAGGCAGGACTTGCATGCTGGTAGATTGATGCCTACCATAGGGCATGGTTTGTTATCTGGTGAAGTCTAGTGGCCCCTTCCCAGAGTTTTTTTTGCCAGTCTCACACCACAGTGCTTTTCTTCCCCAGCGAAGCAGATTCTCCAACGTGAAGGCTGGGCCCCcttgcccaggaggcagcaggagcacTTTGCTGCATCACCACCAAGCGGATGGAGGGCTGGGCATCCGAGGCGGCCTCGGGAGCATACTCCTTACTGGGGTCCTTGCCTCGGCAGTCATACAGCACGCAGGAGATGAGGAACACCAAGAGCAGGATGACGTAACTTGCTACCAGGATGATGAGGTTCAAGGTGACGGGATCGATCTCCAGGTAGAACTCCATCACCCAACTCAAGGAGGGAAAGAGGGTCTGGTGAAAGGCATTGCAGGAGTAGATTCTAGCTCGTCAGTATAGCTATGTAGACTCTGGAATAAAAAAACACAGTAATCCCCACTGCTTCAGGAAGTCCGGAGGATTAAACCTGCTCGGTTTAATAACTTAAGCTTCTGCTACTAATACCACAGCTACCAAAACACAGACTTATTTGTCATCAGCCCACCTGCtcaaagacacaaagaaaagttCATGTGTTCTTGCATGATGCCAGGTAATTGGAGCTTCCATACAGTTTGTCTTCTAAGCAGGCAGCTTGATGAATAAATGTTGTTAATAAGCACACCAAGATAATAGTTATCCTGGGAAAAAAGGGATAATGTATTATCCCTTCCATAAGGGATGTGCAATTCCTCGCCTGGAGTGATTTGGGCAATTGGGTCAAAGGGATTGGGGAGTGAATGTGTTGGAGCCACGTTTGTGGGTGTGTGACCTGCACAGGTGCACATGACATTGTACTCAGAGGGACCCCATGTTTATTTAACATTCTACTGTCATCATTTTGACAGCTTGACAATTGTTAGATTTTGCATTAGGTCCTGTTAATTGTGTGTCTTGATCTTCCGTCATTTTCATCAGGCAGCGCATCGGTTAGTCATTTCCTTAGGAGTTAAAAGACTCCTGAGATTGCCGGTGAAGGCTGCAACTTCCTGGTTTGCTGGCTTCTTACTGTTTTTAGGAGTTTTGATTCATTTCACCtggagattatttttttttccaaataaaacattGCATGATTCTGTGGTCCTAACAGGTGAAGTTATTTTCTGACACTGTAGGTCTAGGGCTGGCTTCTTTGGAGTTGGACTTtggaagattaaaaacaaaaaaacatttatGTGAGGGCCTGGTGGAGTAGCccactggctaaagtccttgccttgcatgcaccaggatcccctgtgggcactggttcttgtcccagctgctctgcttcccatctggctctcttcttgcggttgggaaagcagtggaagatgactcaaagccttgggaccctgtgcccacatggggggcctggagaaagcttctggctcctggctttggatcggctcagctctggccagtgcgatcacttggggagtgaatcagcggatggaagatttttctctctgcctctccttttctctttacaaTTAAagacagattcagagagagattgagattctattcactggttcactccccagatggccttagCAGCctgttgaagccagaagcctagaaatccatccagatctccctctTCAGTGGAAGGGACCATCCAAAGtacttggattatcttctgctgctttctcgggttctaggtcagaagtggagtaaccgggacttgaaccagcacttagatggaatgctggcatcctaaagcagtggcttaaaccgtgccatgatgctggcacctcaggtagGGTTTCTTGTGAATGCAGACACCTGGATCAACCCTAAATCTGTTGGGTTTGAATCTCTGGGACTGGAATCTGGGACTGTGTAGGAAGGACACTGTACATGAGTAGCTTCAATAAGCTCCGAAGGAGACTCACCGACAATAGGGTACAAACAGAATGCGGAGGGGATGGGCGGGCAGCTGTCAGGAGGCCCTTGGGGATGTGCCAAGGGATGCCACGGGAGGCGTGTGACACAAATTCAGCGCTGGCCAAGGTTGTGAGTCCAACGCTTTCAGCGAATCAATTTTGCTAAGAGGAACTGCTTTTCCTGATGGCAGTCCACTCCCATGAGGTCCACGGAGACTGATGTTAAATACAGACCAGCCGTGTACTAAGCTACTACGAGGGCTTATCACGggctggtggatgctgtgtcgAAGGGCCAGAGCTGCTGATTCTTGGAGGCAGACCCACTGGAAGGTTTCTTGGTGAACACAGGGTCGCAGCAAGTGGAATTTGAGGTCCCCTGTGAAACACCAGGCTGAAGTGAGATGTTCCAATGCAACAGCGACATCAGATACATTCCTCTTGGTTCCTTCAGAGCCCTCGAGTCTTGATTTATGTGGTTGATTGAGTCAGTGTGGCCCAGGTTGGTTCCCATGAAACGCTATGACTTGGTGACATGAAAATAGATGACACCAGGCAGGATTCTGAAATAAGAATGACTTACAGTGTGGCCCAtatgaaaataaactgaaatgtATGCAACCACTGTTATGAGTCTACGCTTGGGTTCTTACTGTGATGGCTGACCCCGTATGGGCTTTCTTGTACTGCCCCCATTCAGCTGATCTTTTTAGTGtgtctgaaaatattttgttcaaGGCTATTCGTTTTAGTTCCAGCAAAATGTCtggtactatttttaaaatttttttttttggtctttttgtaTACCAGAGATATGAAGTCCAGCCTCTTAGAAGCATTGCATCCCTGCAATGTCTGGGGCTGCTTGATTAGTTGTTTGATCCCAGGAGGTTTCTTTATTCATAGGAGGATCAGCCTCTTTGTTCTTTCCTGATCTTTAAGGAACTTTCCTGtcgcgccatctagtggccataTGAGAGGTtggcaaatacagaaaaatgctAGCAAGAGGTCACCCTAGGGCTGCTGTTACTTATCTGCAGGACTTTAACAAACCCCACGTTTCAGAACAGCCCCTTGGAACAGTTAGGATGCGCTCTTTTCTTCGTGCATTTACAAACTTGAGCTGTACGGTTAGCATGCACTGGCGCGGAGGCAGGTACTTCGGAACTCGATTATGTGATCAGTCTGAAACGTCACTGTAGAGACAGCGTACAGATTAAAAACAGGAGTTTTAAATCCTGCTTTAGGATTGAGGAAGTTAGGCCTTGAGAGGCAATGGAATTTTAGTGAGtacattctcattctctttcccagacctctcttttcttccctcatgaaatatatatttaaaaatccgCATGGAATAGCCTAAGGTATACTGTGGAGCAATCAAACTGCTCACACGCACGTGTTCCCTGAATACTCAGTCCGATACACATTTATTGCAGTATAGTCCATCATTCAGACTGCCAACTTGAAACGCAGCTTAGTCACATGTGATAAATATGTGTTCCACTTAAATACACTTCTAGAAAaagtttatttctgaaaataCTGAAACTTCGTGTGTGTGTTGACAGTGACCTCTGGTGTACAGAATGCCTTGTTTTCTCAGTTAAATATAGGATTCCAGAAGTCTAAGTTTTACTAACTTCAGAGGTACAGATGTTACAAGCATTCTCAAAGGACGATGCTGAGGTGGGCCGTTGCTGCGGGGCAGTGGTTACGTGGCCAGCCGGGGCAGCCACATCCTGCAGTGCATTTGGAGTGCTTGGATCTCAACTCCtctacttcttcttcttatttttttttaatcaaaaggcagattgtgagaggaggagagacagagaggaagatcttccatccgatgattcactccccaagtggctgcaacagccacagctgcacagatctgaagccaggaaccttgagcttcttccaggtctcccaagtgggtgcagggtcccaaggttttgggtcatcctcaactgctttcccaggccacaggcagggagctggatgagaggggggctgccgggattagaaccggtgcccatatgggattctagcacatgtaaggcgaggactttagctgctaggccactgctccgggccttgttttttttttttttaattttaatttttgattatttttacacagttgattaagGTGATTAGGGtccagggctacaggaaggtgggtgagatcacaatttccacattctcttttttccttcctgtatttggggaaaTGGGGCActcacccaacaccaccccaagGTCgccgatgtgggacatgctctgagggtcctgctcatgaggtttcgaAAGTTCAACAGTTCCAACTTACTATTGATCtggccactccaggcacgatgaaatctctccagaatccactgattgacatagtccaccttagagtctccgtctgCCCAGGAGACTTACTGCCAAcacttagctggggtagttgatcgctTATATGCAAGTACAGTGGTCCTGTCCTTGAGTGTCCATccagattcattcctcacctacacgtactgtggccttatccatggatggtCTTAGGCAGTAATTTCAGACCCCCAAGACCCTAGAGCTTGCCTGCAGGCGGCCAGTGGGCAAAGCCCAGCTCTGTTGTTGCTCTGGCTGCCCGCACGCTCAGGATTTGCCCACTGCTTGGTGGCAGTGGacggggagccaggagccccagcaaGAAGGCTGGCCCGGCATGAgttctcccagacacagccacgtggctgggagattcaaacacctgcacctctgagcagacttacctggactgcACCCACCAACGTGGTGGGTGGTGGGCAGGGCCCTGGATTACAATATAGATGTTCCAAGATGCCTACTTTATCTAATGCAGGATTTGTGTAACATtagtgtttaaaaatgtttttttttttttgatatgtgGCTTAGTTTGGGTGGACATGCCTAGATACAAGATATATATCTGATTCCAAGATGAAAAACATGCTCACACTCAACTGAATCTTGGACAGTGTTAATTGTTCCAATGCTCAAAGCAGCCAGAGGCAGGCGTGCACCCTATGGGGCAGCAGGTAATCTTGGTGGCTCTACATTCAAAATCTATCAGAAATCTAAATCTTTCTCAGCATCGTCGTTTCTTCCACTTTGGGCCCAGCCACTGCTACCCCTAGTTCGACTCCTGTAACTTGTGTGCCATTCACCCAGTCTGTTCTCACACAGGAATGTGAGTAAGGCGTTTCAAACCTGAATCGGATCATGTTATTCTTTCTCTTAAAACCCTTTGGCGGTTTTTCGTTTCTCTCCAGTCAAAGCCAGCGGCCTTGCCTGAGCAGAGAGGCGCTGCGCAGGGTGGCCCAGTTGTGACCTCTCTGCTCCTTCCCAAGGGCTCCCCCTCCTCTGTTCTCCAGCCCCTTGGGTGTTCCTCAGATCCCCCCCGCCACCTCCCACTTTGGGACCTGAGTACCGTCTGTCCTGTTCGTGGCCAGTGTTCTTGGAGTGTTGGCATTGCTTCTTGCCTGGCTTCCTGCAGGTCATTTCATGGCCATCGCTTATGAAGGAGTAAGCCCATGCCCACCTTCAGC includes the following:
- the SMIM36 gene encoding small integral membrane protein 36, with the protein product MEFYLEIDPVTLNLIILVASYVILLLVFLISCVLYDCRGKDPSKEYAPEAASDAQPSIRLVVMQQSAPAASWARGPSLHVGESASLGKKSTVV